One part of the Marinobacter sp. MDS2 genome encodes these proteins:
- a CDS encoding copper resistance protein B, translating to MSCIRSIVAVSFLASIGVSTAVTAQEMISDTTARKQPLTTWGVQFEEFEYRYSDDDEELGVWNADAFYGTDDFKVRLLTTGEYEIEEQAYETLENQLVGQIPISKFFDAKAGVRFDTPEGPDRTYAVLGVAGLAPQWFEIDANLYVSKDGDTSAELDAEYELLFTNYWILAATLDASVAFSEDEEIGVGKGLVSTETGLRLSYDLIDRAFSPYVGVVHERKYGDSADLAEADGGGTEDWFAVIGARIAF from the coding sequence ATGAGCTGTATTCGATCAATTGTCGCAGTCAGCTTCCTTGCCTCTATTGGTGTTTCAACGGCGGTGACAGCTCAGGAAATGATCTCAGACACGACCGCTCGAAAACAGCCGCTCACAACCTGGGGTGTTCAATTCGAGGAATTTGAGTACCGCTACAGCGACGATGACGAGGAGCTGGGCGTCTGGAATGCGGATGCCTTCTATGGCACCGACGACTTTAAAGTCCGGCTGCTCACAACCGGGGAGTACGAGATAGAGGAGCAGGCCTACGAAACGCTGGAAAACCAGCTGGTCGGCCAGATCCCTATCTCCAAATTCTTCGACGCCAAAGCGGGCGTGCGTTTCGATACGCCCGAAGGGCCGGACCGTACGTATGCGGTTCTCGGTGTGGCCGGGCTGGCGCCCCAATGGTTTGAGATCGATGCAAATCTGTATGTCAGCAAGGATGGCGATACGTCAGCCGAACTGGACGCTGAGTACGAATTGCTGTTCACCAACTACTGGATTTTGGCGGCAACGCTGGATGCCTCAGTAGCTTTCAGTGAGGATGAAGAGATCGGCGTCGGCAAGGGATTAGTTTCCACCGAAACCGGCCTCCGGCTCAGCTACGACCTGATCGACCGTGCGTTCTCACCCTACGTGGGTGTGGTGCACGAGCGTAAGTATGGCGATAGCGCCGACCTGGCCGAGGCGGACGGCGGTGGCACAGAAGACTGGTTTGCCGTGATCGGCGCTCGAATCGCATTCTGA
- a CDS encoding APC family permease gives MNREEDRTTRYQEGSLTLPGTVMLGTGVMIGAGIFALTGQMAQMTGVLFPLAFLAAALIVGFSAYSYIKISNAYPSAGGIGMYLHKAYGNRLPTAFNALLMYFSMVIAQSFLARTFGSYTMQLFGGDDSGRMVPILGVSLILAAFLINLLGNRMIQGVASFIGILKIGGILIFGLVGIWIADSVSVDFSEPGEAGTLGNFLGATALGILAFKGFTTITNSGSEVIDPKRNVGRAIVISIAACVVIYTLVGFAVASNLSLAEIIETQDYSLAAAARPALGEYGVWFTVAIAMMATAGGILASVFAVSRMLAMLTEMKLVPHRHFGMPGSIQKHTLVYTVVLGLILTAFFDLSRIAALGIVFYLIMDIAIHWGVLRYLRKDIKANTWVPTTAILLDLLALGGFVWVKLNTDPFVIGVAVVTMIVLAVSEQIFLKRSPESAQAKQEESHAHRHH, from the coding sequence ATGAACAGGGAGGAAGATCGAACTACCCGCTACCAGGAGGGCAGTCTCACTTTACCAGGGACAGTCATGCTGGGTACCGGCGTCATGATTGGCGCCGGTATTTTTGCTCTGACCGGGCAGATGGCGCAGATGACCGGCGTTCTTTTCCCGCTGGCCTTTCTCGCGGCGGCCTTGATTGTTGGCTTCAGCGCGTATTCCTATATCAAGATTTCCAACGCCTACCCGTCGGCCGGGGGCATTGGCATGTACTTGCATAAAGCCTATGGAAACCGGCTGCCAACGGCATTCAACGCCCTGTTGATGTACTTTTCCATGGTGATCGCCCAGAGCTTCCTGGCCCGGACATTCGGCTCCTACACCATGCAACTTTTCGGCGGGGATGACAGTGGCCGCATGGTGCCCATTCTTGGCGTCTCACTGATTCTGGCCGCGTTTCTGATCAATCTTCTGGGTAACCGGATGATTCAAGGGGTGGCGTCTTTCATAGGCATTCTTAAGATCGGCGGGATACTGATTTTCGGTCTGGTCGGGATCTGGATTGCCGACTCAGTCTCAGTTGATTTTTCGGAGCCCGGTGAAGCCGGAACGCTGGGCAACTTCTTGGGCGCGACCGCGTTGGGCATTCTAGCGTTCAAAGGCTTTACGACCATTACCAACAGTGGTTCGGAAGTCATCGACCCGAAGCGAAATGTCGGCCGTGCCATCGTTATCTCCATTGCCGCCTGTGTGGTGATCTACACGCTGGTGGGATTTGCGGTCGCCAGCAATCTATCTCTGGCTGAAATTATCGAAACGCAGGATTACTCTCTCGCCGCTGCTGCACGTCCCGCTCTCGGCGAATACGGCGTCTGGTTTACTGTTGCGATTGCCATGATGGCCACGGCGGGAGGAATTCTGGCCAGTGTATTTGCTGTGTCCCGCATGTTGGCCATGCTGACGGAGATGAAGCTCGTACCACATCGGCATTTTGGCATGCCCGGCAGCATCCAGAAACACACACTGGTGTATACCGTTGTCCTGGGGCTGATCCTCACCGCCTTCTTTGATCTGTCACGAATTGCCGCGCTGGGTATCGTGTTTTACCTGATTATGGACATTGCCATTCACTGGGGTGTACTGCGCTATCTTCGCAAAGACATCAAGGCCAACACCTGGGTGCCAACTACAGCCATCTTGTTGGATCTTTTGGCTCTGGGCGGCTTTGTCTGGGTAAAACTGAATACGGACCCGTTCGTCATCGGCGTGGCAGTGGTCACCATGATTGTGCTTGCAGTCTCCGAGCAGATTTTCCTGAAAAGATCGCCGGAATCCGCGCAAGCGAAACAGGAAGAGAGTCACGCGCATCGTCACCATTAA